aataataattacaaaTGTCTTTTTATGAGTTAAGTGCCGTGGACATTAATGGTGAGAAATTCTCTTTCGAAACTTTGAAGGGGAAAGTAGTTTTAATAGTCAATATGTCTTCACAGAGTGGACTAGATCCTCAATGTAAAGAATTGAACAATTTATACAGGCGATTTAAAGAGTCtaattttgtaataattgGTTTTATTTCAGATCAACTAATAAATGAAAGTATAATGAATCAACCTTCTTCGCCTTCTAATGTTATCGATGAAGTAACTTCGAATTTAATGTCGCCCTCATGTAatgttgaatttttaataatggaTAATATCGATGTCAATGGTCCTAATACTGATCCTGTATTCAAGTTtttgaaagaaagaaaaaaagacTCTGCTGGGTTTCAGGGTATAAAATGGAATTTTGCAAAGTTCCtaattgattcaaatgGAAATGTTGTTAAAAGGTTTCATCATATATTTCACCTTCGGCAATGTACAAAGATGTCGAAGCATTATTATAAAGTTAAGTTTACCAATGCAGCTTTCATTCAAGCATCATACATTTATCAATTActttttatcattaaaacaTTTCGATTATTGGAAAATTAACtaattttcaaaacaatGATAGCATTATCTTATCATCCATCTTTGAGTAAAGTATTGGATTAATTCTAATTGTTTGATAACATCATCAACTGTTTATGCTAAAGGCTCTCCACCTTCACCTGGTTTGCAGCGACTTGTGGGAAGAGCAATGTTTTGTAATAAACTACcgttattttatttaaacctgaaatattattatattgttttcgttattatgatattattcatatttttggTGTAGAAATGGAACTGTCCATCGTTCATTGATTTTACCCTTTCAGTTCCATTAGAACACAACAACTGTAATATTactaaaatttaaaagagaTTGAATTACagcaattaaataattcgaaattgataatatcaaaACATTATATCATATGAAATGGTTTAACTTCGGATAACGTTTGGTTATATTTTATACGATATGGAgtacaaaaaaatatgattcCATCTTCATGaaacaattgattaattgattatgatcataataaattattttgtaaataataatatataatataaatatatatataaatgttcATGTTATCCTTACTGTTGTGCAGTTGTACTTCATTAACCATTTATAACCTCAAACGCAAGGTGAAAATAAACACATTGAT
The Tetrapisispora phaffii CBS 4417 chromosome 8, complete genome DNA segment above includes these coding regions:
- the TPHA0H03120 gene encoding glutathione peroxidase gives rise to the protein MSFYELSAVDINGEKFSFETLKGKVVLIVNMSSQSGLDPQCKELNNLYRRFKESNFVIIGFISDQLINESIMNQPSSPSNVIDEVTSNLMSPSCNVEFLIMDNIDVNGPNTDPVFKFLKERKKDSAGFQGIKWNFAKFLIDSNGNVVKRFHHIFHLRQCTKMSKHYYKVKFTNAAFIQASYIYQLLFIIKTFRLLEN